One segment of bacterium DNA contains the following:
- a CDS encoding SWF/SNF helicase family protein, giving the protein MLRRLKETHGKDIPDALPPQVITLPMTGPQTKAYNQIVKDSLALIDQEDGKKLLISQGNLPNYAVLKYIAAGVPIVSEDHRVTGLQWRNSNKFEYLRDLATDRAGDPFVIYAYSSKEVQMYADGLRHEGFRVGTITGDTPGDQRDATVAMFQRGELAVILVTDAGGDSITLTAADLVVLARPSRRPSANQQVMKRVDRWGQTRPPQCQILVSEGTVDETDLASLAGKINIQEEMTLDKKRLKGLLKGTPT; this is encoded by the coding sequence ATGCTGCGCCGGCTGAAGGAGACCCACGGTAAGGACATCCCCGATGCCCTACCTCCCCAGGTCATCACGCTCCCCATGACTGGCCCACAAACCAAGGCGTACAACCAGATCGTCAAGGACTCACTAGCCCTCATCGACCAGGAGGACGGTAAGAAGCTCCTGATCTCACAGGGGAACCTCCCGAACTACGCCGTCTTGAAGTACATCGCAGCTGGGGTGCCAATAGTTAGCGAGGACCACCGGGTCACGGGCTTGCAGTGGAGGAACTCCAACAAGTTCGAGTACCTACGGGACCTGGCTACTGACAGAGCTGGGGACCCCTTCGTGATCTACGCCTACTCTTCCAAGGAGGTGCAGATGTACGCCGATGGGCTACGCCACGAGGGGTTCCGTGTAGGAACGATTACAGGCGACACCCCTGGTGACCAGCGTGACGCCACTGTCGCTATGTTCCAGCGTGGAGAGCTGGCAGTCATCCTCGTCACTGACGCCGGGGGTGACAGCATCACCCTGACAGCTGCCGATCTGGTGGTGTTGGCTCGGCCTAGCCGCCGACCGTCAGCCAACCAGCAAGTGATGAAGCGTGTCGACCGTTGGGGTCAGACTCGCCCACCTCAGTGCCAGATCCTGGTATCTGAGGGCACTGTCGATGAAACGGACCTGGCCTCGTTGGCCGGGAAGATCAACATCCAGGAAGAGATGACCCTGGACAAGAAGAGGCTCAAGGGCCTGTTGAAAGGTACGCCAACC